A single Micromonospora sp. CCTCC AA 2012012 DNA region contains:
- a CDS encoding DUF742 domain-containing protein, which produces MPNPYWKVRPYVLTGGRARTRRHLLVHTLVSVPHYDAVFASGLLPEPRSLYEHARWTRSVAELSAACGMSLGVTRVVVDDLAATDRLRVHGDSSASPFDYRLLERLRDGLRQLA; this is translated from the coding sequence GTGCCCAACCCGTACTGGAAGGTGCGACCCTACGTCCTCACCGGAGGGCGGGCCCGCACCCGGCGCCACCTGCTGGTGCACACCCTGGTGTCGGTGCCCCACTACGACGCCGTGTTCGCCTCGGGCCTGCTGCCGGAGCCCCGGTCCCTCTACGAGCACGCCCGCTGGACCAGGTCGGTCGCGGAACTCTCGGCGGCCTGCGGCATGTCGCTGGGCGTGACCCGGGTGGTCGTCGACGACCTCGCGGCCACCGACCGGCTGCGCGTCCACGGCGACAGCTCCGCCTCCCCGTTCGACTACCGCCTCCTGGAGAGACTCCGCGATGGCCTCCGCCAGCTCGCCTGA
- a CDS encoding anti-sigma-D factor RsdA has protein sequence MSERWPDGGGEELDPGVIAHDDLLLDALGRGGPVVEPDDVTALLAAWHADVTAGDDTVTPLSDTVTRPSDGVDDTATWVGAAAPHTLDPAPRALGVDARPGVAHVRAGTPDRPARLRPARGGAGRGGPGRRPFGRRAARLAATALAALVLVAGLGVGTRNAGPASPLWALTKVLHPERAEVLAIEHTIGEARAAVAAGRFDDARQLIDRAARDLARVTDPTDVARLRAEIDGVRRDLAAVDGCPTWPRCASTSPVPTRPSPATSAAGTPAVTHPPRPRTTAPRPVPAAPAPAPSPTSSSGSGPLPPLPLPSVLGPSVLPSLPGLPLPTGDLLG, from the coding sequence ATGAGTGAGCGTTGGCCGGACGGCGGTGGCGAGGAGCTGGATCCCGGCGTGATCGCCCACGACGACCTGCTCCTCGACGCCCTCGGCCGGGGCGGGCCGGTGGTCGAGCCGGACGACGTCACCGCGCTGCTGGCCGCCTGGCACGCCGACGTCACCGCCGGCGACGACACCGTCACCCCACTCTCCGACACCGTCACCCGGCCCTCCGACGGCGTGGACGACACCGCCACCTGGGTCGGCGCCGCAGCGCCGCACACACTCGATCCCGCGCCCCGGGCCCTCGGCGTGGACGCCCGTCCGGGGGTCGCCCACGTCCGGGCCGGCACCCCGGACAGACCCGCCCGTCTCAGGCCCGCCCGGGGCGGGGCGGGCCGTGGCGGGCCCGGCCGGCGACCGTTCGGACGGCGGGCCGCCCGGCTCGCCGCCACGGCGCTCGCCGCCCTCGTGCTGGTCGCGGGGCTGGGGGTCGGCACCCGCAACGCCGGACCGGCCAGTCCGCTCTGGGCACTGACCAAGGTGCTGCACCCGGAGCGGGCCGAGGTGCTCGCGATCGAACACACCATCGGCGAGGCGCGTGCCGCCGTCGCGGCGGGCCGGTTCGACGACGCCCGACAGCTCATCGACCGGGCGGCGCGGGATCTGGCCCGGGTCACCGACCCCACCGACGTCGCCCGGCTGCGCGCCGAGATCGACGGCGTACGGCGTGACCTGGCCGCGGTGGACGGCTGCCCCACCTGGCCCCGGTGCGCGTCCACCTCCCCCGTGCCGACGCGGCCGTCGCCCGCCACCTCGGCGGCCGGCACCCCGGCCGTCACCCACCCCCCGAGGCCCCGGACGACCGCGCCGAGACCCGTGCCGGCGGCACCGGCACCGGCGCCCTCACCCACCTCGTCGTCCGGCTCCGGTCCGCTGCCACCGTTGCCGCTGCCGTCCGTGCTGGGGCCGTCGGTGCTGCCGTCGCTGCCCGGGCTGCCGCTGCCCACCGGAGACCTGCTCGGCTGA
- a CDS encoding GTP-binding protein: MASASSPDRLLPTSAKIVVAGGFGVGKTTCVRSISEIPPINTEAWMTAASETVDRLDPGTDKTTTTVAMDFGRLTIGADLVLYLFGTPGQPRFWPMWDDLCRGAVGALVLADTRHLAASFPAVNYFEQDTDLPFVVCVNLFDGVLTHRLDAVRDALELPAEVPVIACDVRDRAAVARALLAVVDHTIDHTTGASPSRLVRQPT; this comes from the coding sequence ATGGCCTCCGCCAGCTCGCCTGACCGCCTCCTGCCGACCTCCGCGAAGATCGTCGTCGCCGGTGGCTTCGGGGTCGGCAAGACGACGTGCGTCCGGTCCATCTCGGAGATCCCGCCGATCAACACCGAGGCGTGGATGACGGCGGCGAGCGAGACCGTGGACCGGCTCGACCCCGGCACCGACAAGACCACCACCACCGTGGCGATGGACTTCGGCCGGCTGACGATCGGCGCCGACCTGGTGCTGTACCTCTTCGGCACCCCCGGTCAGCCGCGGTTCTGGCCGATGTGGGACGACCTGTGCCGAGGGGCGGTCGGCGCGCTGGTGCTCGCCGACACCCGGCACCTGGCGGCCTCGTTCCCCGCGGTCAACTACTTCGAGCAGGACACCGACCTGCCGTTCGTGGTCTGCGTCAACCTCTTCGACGGGGTGCTGACCCACCGCCTGGACGCCGTCCGGGACGCCCTCGAACTGCCGGCCGAGGTCCCCGTGATCGCCTGCGACGTCCGGGACCGGGCGGCGGTCGCCCGGGCACTGCTGGCGGTCGTCGACCACACGATCGACCACACCACCGGCGCCTCCCCGAGCCGCCTCGTCCGACAGCCCACCTGA
- a CDS encoding VOC family protein, translating to MNASPAPAVPGGVELVTPDLDVARAFYTDLLGWTYTESAAGTTALADGLPAAHLRTGDAPARWWTVFAAEDAEAVRAAAGRAGARGDGEQVYDPAGGAFRVRTGGEVVAPGPGRPCWYEYMTTAPAEADRFHAEVLGLHATVPPGAPDDSYALLVAGGRPVAGRLTLPPPLHGLLPTGWMVYVAVADPDAAAERVEGRGGRLLVPPRDVPTGRVAALADPAGAVFTVIRPAPAPA from the coding sequence GTGAACGCTTCCCCCGCGCCGGCGGTTCCCGGCGGTGTCGAGCTCGTCACTCCCGACCTCGACGTCGCCCGCGCCTTCTACACCGACCTGCTCGGCTGGACGTACACGGAGTCGGCCGCCGGGACCACGGCGCTCGCCGACGGGTTGCCCGCCGCGCACCTGCGCACCGGTGACGCCCCCGCGCGCTGGTGGACCGTCTTCGCGGCGGAGGACGCCGAGGCGGTCCGGGCCGCGGCGGGCCGGGCCGGCGCCCGCGGCGACGGCGAGCAGGTGTACGACCCGGCCGGCGGCGCCTTCCGGGTGCGTACCGGCGGGGAGGTGGTGGCTCCCGGCCCCGGGCGCCCCTGCTGGTACGAGTACATGACGACCGCCCCGGCGGAGGCCGACCGGTTCCACGCCGAGGTCCTGGGGCTGCACGCCACCGTGCCGCCCGGCGCGCCCGACGACTCGTACGCCCTGCTGGTGGCCGGCGGTCGGCCGGTCGCCGGTCGGCTGACGCTGCCCCCGCCGCTGCACGGGCTGCTGCCCACCGGCTGGATGGTCTACGTCGCGGTGGCCGACCCGGACGCCGCCGCCGAGCGGGTCGAGGGGCGGGGTGGGCGACTGCTGGTGCCGCCGCGCGACGTCCCGACGGGCCGGGTCGCCGCCCTCGCCGATCCGGCGGGCGCGGTGTTCACCGTCATCCGACCGGCCCCCGCTCCGGCCTGA
- a CDS encoding styrene monooxygenase/indole monooxygenase family protein, with the protein MRRILIVGAGQSGLQLGLSLLAEGYDVTVMSARTPDEIRRGWVMSTQAMFAPALDTERRYGLDLWSAEAPPIGGLHVSLSAPPGERALRIPCVLEEPAQSTDQRLKMAAWLDLFEQRGGTVHYQGVTTADLDGLTRLGRYDLTVVAAGKSELVGVFDRDPHRSAYAAPQRGLAVAYVHGMAPDPLWPAPHVSFNAVPGLGELFVIPALTLSGPCDILFWEAVPDGPLDLWQERRDPAEHLKLTLELARRYTPWIHQRCAAVELTDGRATLSGRYTPTVRRPVAELPSGGVVLGMADVVVANDPITGQGSNTAAKCAYSYLASIVERGDQPFDREWMERTFERFWTDTGQAVTEWTNAMLQPLPPHVQQLLGAASANPVIARRFAGGFCDPNDLQHWFLSPDRAQEYLASVAAD; encoded by the coding sequence ATGCGCAGAATCCTGATCGTCGGGGCCGGTCAGTCCGGCCTCCAGCTCGGGCTGAGCCTGCTCGCCGAGGGCTACGACGTGACCGTCATGTCGGCCCGTACGCCGGACGAGATCCGGCGCGGCTGGGTGATGAGCACCCAGGCCATGTTCGCCCCCGCCCTCGACACCGAGCGGCGGTACGGACTGGACCTCTGGTCGGCCGAGGCACCGCCCATCGGGGGGCTGCACGTGTCGCTCTCCGCGCCGCCCGGTGAGCGGGCGCTGCGCATCCCCTGTGTCCTGGAGGAGCCGGCGCAGAGCACCGACCAGCGGCTGAAGATGGCCGCCTGGCTGGACCTGTTCGAGCAGCGCGGCGGCACGGTGCACTACCAGGGCGTGACCACCGCCGACCTGGACGGACTGACCCGGCTCGGCCGTTACGACCTGACCGTCGTGGCCGCCGGAAAGAGCGAACTGGTGGGCGTCTTCGACCGCGACCCGCACCGGTCGGCGTACGCGGCACCGCAGCGGGGACTGGCCGTCGCATACGTGCACGGCATGGCGCCGGACCCGCTCTGGCCGGCGCCGCACGTCAGCTTCAACGCGGTGCCCGGGCTCGGCGAACTCTTCGTCATTCCCGCGCTGACCCTCTCCGGGCCGTGCGACATCCTGTTCTGGGAGGCGGTGCCGGACGGGCCGCTCGACCTGTGGCAGGAACGCCGTGATCCCGCCGAGCACCTCAAGCTCACCCTGGAGCTGGCCCGGCGGTACACGCCGTGGATCCACCAGCGGTGCGCCGCGGTCGAGCTGACCGACGGGCGGGCCACCCTCTCCGGCCGGTACACCCCGACGGTGCGCCGGCCGGTGGCGGAGCTTCCCTCGGGCGGGGTGGTCCTCGGCATGGCCGACGTGGTCGTCGCCAACGACCCGATCACCGGCCAGGGCAGCAACACGGCGGCGAAGTGCGCCTACTCGTACCTCGCGTCCATCGTGGAGCGGGGCGACCAGCCCTTCGACCGGGAGTGGATGGAGCGGACCTTCGAGCGGTTCTGGACGGACACCGGGCAGGCGGTCACCGAGTGGACCAACGCCATGCTCCAGCCGCTCCCGCCGCACGTCCAGCAGCTCCTCGGCGCCGCGTCGGCCAACCCGGTGATCGCCCGTCGCTTCGCCGGCGGCTTCTGCGACCCGAACGACCTCCAGCACTGGTTCCTGTCCCCGGACCGCGCGCAGGAGTACCTGGCCTCCGTCGCCGCCGACTGA
- a CDS encoding cytochrome P450 family protein, producing MTEHVVPASELYTDEFAADPYPTFARLRDEAPVCPVGSPRFDSYLITRMDDARAALTDPRLSKDLYGPGQHYLRIFGPNSEGLNRNMLNSDPPEHTRLRRIVSQAFAPRRIEALRPRVAQIVDDLLDKIVPQGQAELMHDFAIPLPMRVISELLGIPVADHDPVLDWTQVIRTSGSSGRTPQEDRAAVQDAQLRLHHYFVDLVKAKRADPADDLISALISACDQDGKLSESELVTTSFLLLFAGHQTTADFIGNAVVALLTHPDQLDLLRARPELLPSAIEELLRFDGPLPVASPRIATEDVDYRGVHIPSGSIVGVVINAANHDPAHFTEPDRLDLCRERGPHVGFGYGVHYCLGVSLARMEAQLGIGALLRRLPGLRLGTPVAQLRRLPAASPFRGLLELPVRFAA from the coding sequence ATGACCGAGCACGTGGTGCCCGCTTCGGAGCTGTACACCGACGAGTTCGCCGCCGACCCCTATCCCACCTTCGCCCGGCTGCGGGACGAGGCCCCGGTCTGCCCGGTCGGTTCGCCCCGGTTCGACTCCTACCTGATCACCAGGATGGACGACGCCCGGGCGGCGCTGACCGACCCCCGGCTCTCCAAGGACCTGTACGGGCCGGGCCAGCACTACCTGCGGATCTTCGGGCCGAACTCGGAGGGCCTGAACCGGAACATGCTCAACTCGGACCCGCCGGAGCACACCCGGCTGCGCCGGATCGTCTCGCAGGCGTTCGCGCCCCGCCGCATCGAGGCGCTGCGGCCCCGGGTGGCGCAGATCGTGGACGACCTGCTCGACAAGATCGTCCCGCAGGGGCAGGCCGAGCTGATGCACGACTTCGCCATCCCGCTGCCCATGCGGGTGATCAGCGAGCTGCTCGGCATCCCGGTGGCCGACCACGACCCGGTGCTCGACTGGACCCAGGTGATCCGGACGTCCGGGTCGTCGGGGCGTACCCCGCAGGAGGACCGGGCCGCGGTGCAGGACGCCCAGTTGCGGCTGCACCACTACTTCGTCGACCTGGTGAAGGCCAAACGCGCGGACCCCGCCGACGACCTGATCAGCGCCCTGATCTCCGCCTGCGACCAGGACGGGAAGCTCTCCGAGTCGGAACTCGTGACCACCTCGTTCCTGCTGCTCTTCGCCGGTCACCAGACCACCGCGGACTTCATCGGCAACGCCGTGGTGGCCCTGCTGACCCACCCCGACCAGCTCGACCTGCTGCGCGCCCGGCCGGAGCTGCTGCCCTCGGCGATCGAGGAGCTGCTCCGGTTCGACGGTCCGCTGCCGGTGGCCAGTCCCCGGATCGCCACCGAGGACGTCGACTACCGGGGGGTCCACATCCCGAGCGGGTCGATCGTCGGCGTGGTGATCAACGCGGCGAACCACGACCCGGCGCACTTCACCGAGCCGGACCGGCTGGACCTGTGCCGCGAACGCGGCCCGCACGTCGGGTTCGGCTACGGCGTCCACTACTGCCTGGGGGTCTCGCTCGCCCGGATGGAGGCCCAGCTCGGCATCGGGGCGCTGCTGCGCCGGCTACCGGGGCTGCGGCTCGGCACGCCGGTCGCGCAGCTGCGCCGGCTGCCGGCGGCGTCGCCGTTCCGCGGCCTGCTGGAGCTTCCGGTCCGGTTCGCGGCGTGA
- a CDS encoding TcmI family type II polyketide cyclase has protein sequence MVFRNVIVCHMVPGSDGIVGDVFAHYDRATRPQDLGVIGRRLLTLHDLYIHVIERRQDPKISGQTRGLPAFQKIAEEIGPYVTPYPRNWQNPSDSVAKEFYRWEPETGAPPEEAGRNLTVIVQRLKPGAEADIARIFAESDAGPLPTRLGVTGRWLYSIDDVFVHLLERTDAAFSEGLGGDHEQPAFARIMAELTPFVSPYDPESWRGPDDAVAREFYRWQAED, from the coding sequence ATGGTCTTCCGAAACGTCATCGTCTGTCACATGGTCCCCGGCAGTGACGGCATCGTGGGCGACGTCTTCGCCCACTACGACCGGGCCACCCGACCGCAGGACCTCGGCGTCATCGGCCGTCGCCTGCTGACGCTGCACGACCTCTACATCCACGTCATCGAGCGCCGGCAGGACCCGAAGATCTCCGGGCAGACGCGTGGGCTGCCCGCGTTCCAGAAGATCGCCGAGGAGATCGGCCCGTACGTGACGCCGTACCCGAGGAACTGGCAGAACCCGTCCGACTCGGTCGCCAAGGAGTTCTACCGGTGGGAGCCGGAGACCGGCGCGCCGCCCGAGGAGGCCGGCCGGAACCTCACGGTGATCGTGCAGCGCCTGAAGCCCGGCGCCGAGGCCGACATCGCCCGCATCTTCGCCGAGTCCGACGCCGGGCCGCTGCCGACCCGGTTGGGGGTCACCGGACGGTGGCTGTACTCGATCGACGACGTCTTCGTGCACCTGTTGGAACGCACCGACGCGGCGTTCAGCGAGGGCCTGGGCGGCGACCACGAGCAGCCGGCCTTCGCCCGGATCATGGCGGAGCTCACCCCGTTCGTCAGCCCGTACGACCCGGAGAGCTGGCGGGGCCCGGACGACGCGGTGGCCCGGGAGTTCTACCGCTGGCAGGCCGAGGACTGA
- a CDS encoding sensor histidine kinase has protein sequence MKHTELSPRQSGSRHRPTWRQRAARWLDPTVAQWAVTSDGSPAAPPPPEDRADTLWPAICEQFALRILASAYQMGSHLEAVETDEQDPERLERLYRIDHANTRIRRHAENLQVLLGRRVEDADPQTVTLVDVIRAATSAVEHYPRVQVGHVVDLGVVDFAADDVIRVLTELLDNATRFSPPSSSVIVSAYVTEDGAVLIRVEDAGVGVHPDQVAALNARLAGTAPTSTTADPAAHLGLVVVAHLARANQLRVRLTNRPSGGTTATVLVPGSLLCEVMPGATPAPAAAPTAPAGGPPDRVGTRQRDTPPGPPPDGTESPTLRLATLGAPPAGNHPPQSRPGGGELPRRVRESIRADAVPGELSRPGPAPRQHLPSSPEAWPDETAAFAAGVTHARSTPLPEGPLR, from the coding sequence GTGAAACACACTGAGTTGTCGCCACGACAGTCCGGCAGCAGACACCGTCCGACGTGGCGGCAGCGGGCGGCCCGCTGGCTGGACCCGACGGTGGCGCAGTGGGCCGTCACGTCGGACGGGAGCCCGGCCGCGCCGCCCCCGCCCGAGGACCGGGCCGACACCCTCTGGCCGGCCATCTGCGAGCAGTTCGCGCTGCGCATCCTCGCCTCGGCGTACCAGATGGGCAGCCACCTGGAGGCCGTCGAGACCGACGAGCAGGACCCGGAGCGGCTGGAGCGGCTCTACCGCATCGACCACGCGAACACCCGGATCCGCCGCCACGCGGAGAACCTGCAGGTGCTGCTCGGTCGCCGGGTCGAGGACGCCGACCCGCAGACCGTCACCCTCGTGGACGTGATCCGGGCGGCCACCTCCGCCGTCGAGCACTACCCCCGGGTCCAGGTCGGACACGTCGTGGACCTCGGGGTCGTGGACTTCGCCGCGGACGACGTCATCCGGGTGCTCACCGAACTGCTGGACAACGCGACCCGCTTCTCACCGCCCTCGTCGTCGGTGATCGTCTCCGCCTACGTCACCGAGGACGGTGCCGTCCTGATCCGCGTCGAGGACGCCGGTGTCGGCGTCCACCCCGACCAGGTGGCGGCGCTCAACGCCCGGTTGGCCGGCACCGCGCCGACGTCGACCACGGCGGATCCCGCAGCCCACCTGGGCCTCGTCGTCGTGGCACACCTGGCCCGCGCCAACCAGCTGCGGGTCAGGCTCACCAACCGGCCCTCCGGCGGCACGACCGCGACGGTGCTCGTACCCGGGTCGCTGCTGTGCGAGGTGATGCCCGGCGCTACGCCGGCACCCGCCGCCGCGCCGACGGCGCCGGCCGGCGGGCCGCCCGACCGGGTCGGCACCCGGCAGCGGGACACGCCGCCGGGCCCGCCCCCCGACGGCACCGAGAGCCCCACGCTGCGCCTCGCCACCCTCGGTGCCCCGCCGGCCGGGAACCACCCGCCGCAGAGCCGGCCCGGCGGCGGCGAGCTACCCCGCCGGGTCCGCGAGAGCATCCGCGCCGACGCCGTCCCCGGCGAGCTGTCCCGGCCCGGACCGGCACCGCGGCAGCATCTCCCGTCGTCCCCCGAGGCCTGGCCCGACGAGACGGCCGCCTTCGCGGCCGGCGTCACCCATGCCCGGTCCACCCCGCTTCCCGAAGGGCCCCTGCGATGA
- a CDS encoding roadblock/LC7 domain-containing protein, protein MTPTPHDGGTRPANGPGRPDCAWLIRQFADDVPGVTHAVLVSLDGLQLAASRQVPRDLGDQLAALTSGLLSMADRSADLLDLGPSEYLTVRLPRGHLLFMRVGDSAGLAVAAAAGCDLRIVSYRMTQFVGSVWHVLTPQVRSELHRLTASQSAR, encoded by the coding sequence ATGACCCCGACCCCGCACGACGGCGGCACCCGGCCGGCGAACGGACCGGGCCGGCCGGACTGCGCCTGGCTGATCCGCCAGTTCGCCGACGACGTCCCCGGCGTCACCCACGCGGTGCTCGTCTCCCTCGACGGGCTGCAACTGGCCGCCTCCCGGCAGGTGCCCCGTGACCTGGGCGACCAGCTCGCCGCGCTGACCTCGGGACTGCTCAGCATGGCCGACCGCAGCGCCGACCTGCTCGACCTCGGCCCGTCGGAATACCTGACGGTCCGGCTGCCCCGCGGGCACCTGCTGTTCATGCGGGTCGGCGACTCCGCCGGCTTGGCCGTGGCCGCCGCGGCGGGCTGCGACCTGCGGATCGTGTCGTACCGGATGACGCAGTTCGTCGGCTCCGTCTGGCACGTACTGACCCCGCAGGTACGCAGCGAGTTGCACCGCCTCACCGCCAGCCAGTCGGCCCGTTGA
- a CDS encoding putative bifunctional diguanylate cyclase/phosphodiesterase, producing the protein MTLPAAAADIAATAMTVLTPDGGCLWSNAAARRLGVPPEELPRTGAEPDGPAVDLRWPGPDGTARWLEVRCHGVDHDGRTLRLYEVRDVTDERREREWGRNYRWRLAHIEKLAKVGTWEWDISTDTVIWSDVLLEMFGLPPGTALDYPAYRELLHPEDVGLIERTLEAALRKPAPFSYTHRMYLADRSTMRVFECYGEVFTDASGAPVRVLGTAHDITTARRIQEELTRLAERDPLTDLPNRRALLGRLDDLLAPDGQRTGALLLIDIDNFKDINDVHGHAVGDDVLRLLARLLVRHLPPGTVLGRLGGDEFAVVLPGASATDALAVAENLCNVAVHTPVPLADAGLRVSLSIGAASLEPGDTRDVVLAHADLALYEAKNAGRNRARLYLPEQYRHAVQRVNVVTRVRSALDEHRMHLDAQPIVDLLTGEVVSHELLIRLRDGRQPPLSPGDFLPTVERDDLIGELDRWVVATATAALAQPSVVAARMRFDVNISARSMESPGFGDWVVDRLRGAGVDASRLGLEVTETAAITNVAAVRNLADTLRDAGCRLSLDDFGAGFGSFAYLKHLPFSTVKIAGDFVRQADRRGADPVLIDAVVRAAHGLGMRTVAESVEREALVPALRRLGVDAGQGYHLGRPVPLDFLLGRVRDERSGATADTVVRHPDH; encoded by the coding sequence ATGACTCTGCCGGCGGCCGCGGCCGACATCGCCGCCACCGCGATGACGGTGCTCACCCCCGACGGCGGGTGCCTCTGGTCGAACGCGGCGGCGCGCCGGCTGGGCGTCCCGCCGGAGGAGCTGCCGCGTACCGGCGCCGAACCCGACGGACCCGCCGTCGACCTGCGGTGGCCCGGCCCCGACGGCACCGCCCGCTGGCTGGAGGTGCGCTGCCACGGGGTCGACCACGACGGCCGGACCCTGCGCCTGTACGAGGTGCGGGACGTCACCGACGAGCGCCGGGAGCGCGAGTGGGGGCGCAACTACCGGTGGCGCCTGGCCCACATCGAGAAGCTGGCCAAGGTGGGCACCTGGGAGTGGGACATCTCCACCGACACGGTCATCTGGTCGGACGTGCTGCTGGAGATGTTCGGCCTCCCGCCGGGCACCGCGCTGGACTACCCGGCGTACCGGGAGCTGCTGCACCCCGAGGACGTCGGCCTGATCGAGCGGACCCTGGAGGCGGCGCTGCGCAAACCCGCGCCGTTCTCCTACACCCACCGCATGTATCTCGCCGACCGCAGCACGATGCGGGTCTTCGAGTGCTACGGCGAGGTCTTCACCGACGCGTCCGGCGCACCGGTGCGGGTCCTGGGCACCGCCCACGACATCACCACGGCCCGGCGGATCCAGGAGGAGCTGACCCGGCTCGCCGAGCGTGACCCGCTGACCGACCTGCCGAACCGGCGTGCCCTGCTCGGCCGCCTGGACGACCTGCTCGCGCCCGACGGTCAGCGGACCGGCGCGCTGCTGCTGATCGACATCGACAACTTCAAGGACATCAACGACGTGCACGGGCACGCCGTCGGGGACGACGTGCTGCGGCTGCTGGCCCGGCTGCTCGTCCGCCACCTGCCACCCGGCACCGTGCTGGGCCGGCTGGGCGGCGACGAGTTCGCGGTGGTGCTGCCGGGGGCCTCGGCGACCGACGCCCTCGCCGTCGCCGAGAACCTGTGCAACGTCGCGGTGCACACGCCGGTGCCGCTGGCCGACGCCGGGCTGCGGGTCAGCCTGAGCATCGGGGCCGCCTCGCTGGAACCCGGGGACACCCGGGACGTGGTGCTGGCCCACGCCGACCTGGCGCTCTATGAGGCGAAGAACGCCGGCCGCAACCGGGCCCGGCTCTACCTGCCCGAGCAGTACCGGCACGCGGTGCAGCGGGTCAACGTGGTGACCCGGGTCCGCAGCGCGCTGGACGAGCACCGGATGCACCTGGACGCCCAGCCGATCGTCGACCTGCTGACCGGCGAGGTGGTCAGCCATGAGCTGCTCATCCGGCTGCGCGACGGCCGGCAGCCCCCGTTGTCGCCGGGCGACTTCCTGCCCACCGTGGAGCGCGACGACCTGATCGGCGAACTCGACCGGTGGGTGGTGGCCACCGCCACGGCGGCCCTGGCGCAGCCGTCGGTCGTGGCGGCCCGGATGCGGTTCGACGTCAACATCTCCGCGCGGTCGATGGAGTCGCCGGGCTTCGGCGACTGGGTGGTCGACCGGCTGCGCGGGGCCGGGGTGGACGCCAGCCGGCTCGGTCTGGAGGTCACCGAGACCGCGGCGATCACCAACGTGGCGGCGGTCCGCAACCTGGCCGACACGCTGCGGGACGCCGGCTGCCGGCTGAGCCTGGACGACTTCGGCGCCGGCTTCGGGTCGTTCGCCTATCTCAAGCACCTGCCGTTCAGCACCGTCAAGATCGCCGGGGACTTCGTCCGGCAGGCCGACCGGCGGGGTGCCGACCCGGTGCTCATCGACGCGGTGGTCCGCGCCGCGCACGGCTTGGGCATGCGTACGGTCGCCGAGTCGGTCGAGCGGGAGGCGCTGGTGCCGGCGCTGCGCCGGCTGGGCGTCGACGCCGGGCAGGGCTATCACCTGGGCCGGCCGGTCCCGCTGGACTTCCTGCTCGGTCGGGTTCGCGACGAGCGCTCCGGCGCGACGGCCGACACCGTGGTAAGACATCCTGACCACTGA
- a CDS encoding SPFH domain-containing protein: protein MATRRVGPAVGFPPRRIVPVVGSVLAGAIVLIVALTAVVGGFDKTAGGEVGVVRNGGWLDNNRVRQVIPPASSLTWTGMYSTIHRYPAQQRFYTITSDNRRGDRTGVDVVNTPSSDGVEMGIEGTIYFTLNLDPKILKAFDTKFGTRQFRGVDGQLRYAYEGDEGWSTFLDAIVRPVIDNDLRIQINSFRCAELVSSCALVQNGAQRTGTSAPANPDGGGQTNNTNIAKVQEAVNSSLPKDLAEMLGGNFFEGIKFNLARVTLPQTVQDAVSKAQAAYAQVSEAQARVAQAKAEAEANKTRQQGYDACSACAQIDIIKALPPGVTTYAPGAGATVPLQ from the coding sequence ATGGCCACACGTCGTGTCGGACCGGCGGTGGGATTCCCGCCACGGCGCATCGTTCCGGTCGTCGGGTCCGTCCTGGCCGGGGCGATCGTGCTGATCGTCGCCCTCACCGCGGTCGTCGGCGGCTTCGACAAGACGGCCGGCGGTGAGGTCGGGGTGGTCCGCAACGGCGGCTGGCTCGACAACAACCGGGTACGTCAGGTGATCCCGCCGGCGTCCAGCCTGACCTGGACGGGCATGTACTCGACCATCCACCGCTACCCCGCACAGCAGCGCTTCTACACGATCACCTCCGACAACAGGCGCGGTGACCGGACCGGCGTCGACGTGGTGAACACGCCGTCCAGCGACGGCGTCGAGATGGGCATCGAGGGCACCATCTACTTCACCCTCAACCTCGACCCGAAGATCCTGAAGGCGTTCGACACGAAGTTCGGCACCCGGCAGTTCCGCGGCGTGGACGGCCAGCTGCGCTACGCCTACGAGGGGGACGAGGGCTGGAGCACCTTCCTCGACGCGATCGTCCGCCCGGTGATCGACAACGACCTGCGCATCCAGATCAACAGTTTCCGCTGCGCGGAGCTGGTCTCCAGTTGCGCGCTGGTCCAGAACGGCGCCCAGCGGACCGGGACGTCCGCGCCCGCCAACCCGGACGGCGGAGGTCAGACCAACAACACCAACATCGCCAAGGTGCAGGAGGCCGTGAACAGCAGCCTCCCCAAGGACCTGGCCGAGATGCTGGGCGGGAACTTCTTCGAGGGCATCAAGTTCAACCTGGCCCGGGTCACCCTGCCGCAGACGGTGCAGGACGCGGTCAGCAAGGCCCAGGCGGCGTACGCGCAGGTCAGTGAGGCCCAGGCGCGGGTGGCGCAGGCGAAGGCGGAGGCGGAGGCCAACAAGACCCGACAGCAGGGGTACGACGCCTGCTCCGCGTGCGCCCAGATCGACATCATCAAGGCGCTCCCGCCGGGCGTGACGACGTACGCCCCCGGGGCCGGCGCCACCGTCCCCCTCCAGTGA